One genomic segment of Culturomica massiliensis includes these proteins:
- a CDS encoding M56 family metallopeptidase: MLFLTYILKSATILGIMLLYYQMVLKKQTFFNLNRIYLLGSVIFAVCIPFIQITLTVNENVSPLPVLPANFLQEIETASQPEHIQAHGNSLYDYLKYIYWAGVFLFGLHYLSFWNKLFWLSHEHPHKKFRGLYFILLQNKNHSTFSVFNRLYINTQGLDKENKHKIFEHEKIHIRQLHSLDLHLLSILCIFNWFNPLIWIFKKAIVQNHEYIADRQVVRRFQTGSYLRLLVNQTLKGDLSFSNGFSCSNLKKRMIMMTQKQTPRYRIWYYIPAFILSGVLFLSFSCIVTGKPAIAKPAEFFSETIKTLAVQSQDTAKSEVFQVVEEMPQFSEGSPTAWINKHIKYPVEAIEKGIGGKVYVSFIITKTGKIRDAKIAKGANPLLDAEALRVIRSMPAWTPGKQKGQAVDVQYTLPINFGISKPAAPKQQTDTPAPKADDIFQVVETMPRFNGNQKAWLQENLRIPAGVDVKAPVRTYVQYVIFEDGTIHNAKISKSSGNTALDNEALRVINAMPAWTPGKQRGQAVKVAYTLPIVFEPTTAK, translated from the coding sequence ATGTTATTTTTGACCTACATATTGAAATCCGCAACCATTTTAGGAATAATGCTTTTGTATTATCAAATGGTATTGAAAAAACAAACTTTTTTCAACCTCAACCGGATTTATTTGTTGGGATCAGTCATTTTTGCGGTTTGCATACCCTTTATACAAATTACTTTAACGGTGAACGAAAACGTTTCCCCACTTCCGGTATTACCGGCAAACTTCTTACAGGAAATCGAAACCGCCTCCCAACCGGAGCATATCCAGGCCCATGGAAATAGTCTTTACGACTATCTAAAATACATCTATTGGGCGGGCGTATTTTTATTCGGTTTACATTATCTGTCTTTTTGGAATAAATTATTCTGGTTAAGCCACGAACACCCGCATAAAAAATTCAGAGGCTTGTATTTTATATTATTACAAAACAAAAACCATTCAACCTTCTCGGTATTCAACCGTCTTTATATAAACACCCAAGGACTTGACAAAGAAAACAAACACAAGATATTCGAACACGAAAAGATTCATATCCGGCAATTACACAGTCTGGACCTTCATCTTCTCAGTATCCTTTGTATTTTCAATTGGTTCAATCCTCTCATCTGGATATTCAAAAAGGCTATAGTCCAAAACCATGAATATATAGCAGATCGGCAAGTTGTCAGGAGATTTCAAACCGGTAGTTATCTTCGGCTGCTCGTCAATCAGACACTGAAAGGAGACCTTTCTTTCAGCAATGGTTTTTCATGTTCAAATCTTAAAAAACGTATGATTATGATGACACAAAAACAAACACCCAGGTATAGGATATGGTATTACATTCCTGCTTTTATTCTTAGCGGAGTATTATTCCTATCTTTCAGTTGCATCGTTACCGGTAAACCGGCAATTGCCAAACCGGCAGAATTTTTTTCCGAAACAATTAAAACTCTGGCTGTCCAATCCCAGGATACGGCAAAATCAGAAGTTTTCCAAGTGGTAGAAGAGATGCCTCAATTCAGCGAAGGCAGCCCCACAGCATGGATAAACAAACATATTAAATACCCGGTCGAAGCTATCGAAAAAGGTATCGGTGGTAAAGTTTATGTCAGCTTTATTATCACCAAAACCGGAAAAATCAGGGATGCGAAAATAGCCAAAGGTGCTAATCCGCTATTGGATGCAGAAGCGCTTCGGGTAATCAGATCTATGCCAGCGTGGACTCCCGGAAAGCAAAAAGGACAAGCGGTAGATGTCCAGTATACATTACCTATCAATTTTGGAATAAGCAAACCGGCAGCACCCAAGCAGCAAACGGATACACCGGCTCCGAAAGCGGATGACATTTTTCAGGTAGTAGAAACAATGCCCCGGTTTAACGGCAATCAAAAAGCATGGTTGCAGGAAAACCTCCGGATTCCGGCAGGAGTAGATGTAAAAGCGCCAGTCAGAACTTACGTGCAATACGTTATTTTTGAAGACGGAACAATCCACAATGCAAAAATTTCCAAAAGCAGCGGCAATACGGCTCTTGATAACGAAGCTTTACGGGTCATCAACGCCATGCCGGCATGGACACCCGGAAAACAAAGGGGACAAGCTGTAAAAGTAGCTTATACGCTTCCAATCGTATTCGAGCCGACAACAGCAAAATAA
- a CDS encoding BlaI/MecI/CopY family transcriptional regulator has protein sequence MKELTKAEEQIMQVLWELNRAFVKEIVDKLPEPKPAYNTVSTIVRILQDKGFVSHESFGKSHCYYPLMDKETYTRKFLRHFIGNYFNNSFPQMVSFFARQEKIDIRELEEILKQLKANQN, from the coding sequence ATGAAAGAACTGACAAAAGCTGAAGAACAAATCATGCAAGTGCTATGGGAACTGAACCGGGCATTCGTAAAAGAAATTGTAGACAAGCTACCGGAACCCAAACCGGCTTATAACACGGTTTCAACAATCGTGCGCATATTACAGGACAAAGGGTTCGTAAGTCACGAAAGTTTTGGCAAAAGCCATTGTTACTATCCTTTAATGGATAAAGAAACATATACCCGTAAATTTCTCCGGCATTTTATTGGCAATTATTTCAATAATTCATTTCCGCAAATGGTATCTTTTTTTGCCCGCCAGGAAAAAATCGACATTCGGGAACTGGAAGAAATTCTCAAACAACTGAAAGCCAACCAAAACTAA